The following coding sequences lie in one Micromonospora sp. R77 genomic window:
- a CDS encoding trans-aconitate 2-methyltransferase translates to MWDPGTYLRYADERSRPFHDLVARIPADAPRAVVDLGCGPGTLTATLADRWPASRIAGLDSSPEMIGEAAALAAGVDFAVGDVRAWRPGPDVDVVVANAVLQWVPEHRELLTRWAAELPAGAWLAFQVPGNFAAASHRALREVAGRPRWRGTVAPLLRAEPVDDPADYAALLVGAGCAVDAWETTYVHLLPAAADADHPVLSWMEGTALRPVRAALDAAGWADFRTELGVRLAQAYPVRQGQVYFPFRRIFVVARTGTRAEENL, encoded by the coding sequence ATGTGGGATCCCGGCACCTATCTGCGCTACGCCGACGAACGGTCCCGCCCCTTCCACGACCTGGTCGCCCGGATCCCCGCCGACGCGCCCCGCGCCGTGGTCGACCTCGGCTGCGGGCCCGGCACCCTCACCGCCACCCTGGCCGACCGCTGGCCGGCGAGCCGGATCGCCGGCCTCGACTCCTCGCCGGAGATGATCGGCGAGGCCGCGGCGCTGGCCGCCGGAGTGGACTTCGCCGTGGGCGACGTCCGCGCCTGGCGACCCGGGCCGGACGTCGACGTGGTGGTGGCCAACGCGGTCCTCCAGTGGGTCCCCGAGCACCGTGAGCTGCTCACCCGCTGGGCCGCCGAGCTGCCGGCCGGGGCCTGGCTCGCGTTTCAGGTGCCGGGGAACTTCGCCGCCGCGTCGCACCGGGCCCTGCGCGAGGTCGCCGGCCGGCCACGCTGGCGCGGCACCGTCGCCCCGCTGCTGCGGGCGGAACCGGTCGACGACCCGGCCGACTACGCGGCGCTGCTGGTCGGTGCCGGCTGCGCCGTCGACGCCTGGGAGACTACCTACGTGCACCTGCTCCCGGCCGCCGCCGACGCGGATCACCCGGTGCTGAGCTGGATGGAGGGGACGGCGCTGCGCCCGGTGCGCGCCGCGCTGGACGCCGCCGGCTGGGCCGACTTCCGCACCGAGCTGGGGGTACGCCTCGCGCAGGCGTACCCGGTGCGGCAGGGTCAGGTGTACTTCCCGTTCCGCCGGATCTTCGTGGTGGCCCGCACCGGCACCCGCGCAGAGGAGAACCTGTGA
- a CDS encoding aldo/keto reductase, giving the protein MEQRSFDRLGRHVGIVGLGAWQLGADWGQVSEDAAMAVLAAAVDAGVTFLDTADVYGDGRSEQLIGRFLREHPGHGLTVATKMGRRVEQRPEEYHLDNFRAWTDRSRANLGVDTLDLVQLHCPPSAVFTDDRAFDALDTLVAEKRIAGYGVSVETCDQALTAIARPGVASVQIILNAVRHKPLERVLPAATAAGVGIIARVPLASGLLSGRYDEHTTFPADDHRNFNRHGESFDVGETFSGVDYDLGLTAVRRLAPLVGTDRTMAQFALRWILDQPGVTVVIPGARDAEQARRNAAAADLPPLGEAELAAVRATYDELIRPQVHDRW; this is encoded by the coding sequence ATGGAACAGCGCAGCTTCGACCGGCTCGGCCGGCACGTCGGCATCGTCGGCCTCGGCGCCTGGCAACTCGGCGCCGACTGGGGCCAGGTCAGCGAGGACGCGGCGATGGCCGTCCTCGCCGCCGCCGTGGACGCCGGGGTCACCTTCCTCGACACCGCCGACGTCTACGGCGACGGCCGCAGCGAACAGCTGATCGGCCGGTTCCTGCGGGAACACCCCGGGCACGGGCTGACCGTGGCCACCAAGATGGGCCGCCGGGTCGAGCAGCGGCCCGAGGAATACCACCTGGACAACTTCCGGGCCTGGACCGACCGGTCCCGGGCCAACCTCGGTGTCGACACCCTCGACCTGGTCCAGCTGCACTGCCCGCCCAGCGCGGTCTTCACCGACGACCGGGCCTTCGACGCCCTGGACACGCTGGTCGCCGAGAAGCGGATCGCCGGGTACGGCGTCAGCGTGGAGACCTGCGACCAGGCGCTCACCGCCATCGCCCGCCCCGGCGTGGCCAGCGTGCAGATCATCCTCAACGCGGTCCGGCACAAGCCCCTGGAACGGGTGCTGCCCGCCGCCACCGCGGCCGGGGTGGGCATCATCGCCCGGGTGCCGCTCGCCAGCGGCCTGCTCTCCGGCCGGTACGACGAACACACCACCTTCCCCGCCGACGACCACCGGAACTTCAACCGGCACGGCGAGTCCTTCGACGTCGGGGAGACCTTCTCCGGCGTGGACTACGACCTCGGGCTGACCGCCGTGCGCCGGCTCGCCCCGCTGGTCGGCACCGACCGGACGATGGCCCAGTTCGCGCTCCGCTGGATCCTCGACCAGCCCGGCGTCACCGTGGTCATCCCCGGCGCCCGCGACGCCGAGCAGGCCCGGCGCAACGCCGCCGCGGCCGACCTGCCGCCGCTGGGCGAGGCGGAACTGGCCGCCGTCCGGGCCACCTACGACGAGCTGATCCGCCCGCAGGTGCACGACCGGTGGTGA
- a CDS encoding cold-shock protein, with protein sequence MAQGTVKWFNADKGFGFITVDGGGADVFVHFSAIQTSGYRTLEENQRVEFEIAQGQKGPQAEQVRPI encoded by the coding sequence ATGGCGCAGGGAACCGTGAAGTGGTTCAACGCAGACAAGGGCTTCGGCTTCATCACCGTCGACGGCGGGGGTGCTGACGTGTTCGTCCACTTCTCGGCCATCCAGACCAGCGGCTACCGCACGCTGGAGGAGAACCAGCGGGTGGAGTTCGAGATCGCCCAGGGTCAGAAGGGTCCGCAGGCCGAGCAGGTCCGCCCCATCTGA
- a CDS encoding DUF4235 domain-containing protein — MSKAIGRAAYKPVGVLLGLAAGTVAGAIFRQVWKVTAGDGEAPSATDEDRGWGEILAAAALQGAIFAVVRAAVDRGGAVGVRRMTGRWPD, encoded by the coding sequence GTGAGCAAGGCAATCGGCAGGGCCGCCTACAAGCCGGTCGGGGTGCTGCTCGGGCTGGCCGCCGGTACGGTCGCCGGGGCGATCTTCCGGCAGGTCTGGAAGGTCACGGCCGGCGACGGCGAGGCGCCCAGCGCCACCGACGAGGACCGCGGCTGGGGCGAGATCCTGGCCGCCGCGGCGTTGCAGGGCGCGATCTTCGCGGTCGTCCGGGCCGCCGTGGACCGGGGCGGGGCCGTCGGCGTACGCCGGATGACCGGCCGCTGGCCCGACTGA
- a CDS encoding HAMP domain-containing sensor histidine kinase: MLDSGGGGRWLLLLTVAVALVGATVIVVDRVAARAVDSTADLVRAALAVGDGDFAVRVEPSGPRELAEAGHAFNRMADRLVALRTDERELVADLSHRLRTPLTVLRLDAEALESDDTSIGTFSEAELDRRRGIRRIRQAIVTLEGEVDQLIKTTRKAVTHETGPATCDVSEVVRDRMVFWAALAGDQNRPHRVSGAQLRIPAPVPRAELAAALDAVIGNVFRYTPQGTAFEVAVSRRDGYVAIRIDDAGPGIANPDRALRRGASDQGSTGLGLDIARRVALQANGSVSIDRARLGGASVVMLLADPEATPRQVNRFGLVGRMARDARESKPRRWPRPR; the protein is encoded by the coding sequence GTGCTGGACTCCGGCGGGGGCGGACGCTGGCTGCTGCTGCTCACCGTGGCGGTCGCCCTGGTCGGCGCGACGGTGATCGTGGTCGACCGGGTCGCCGCCCGCGCGGTCGACTCGACCGCGGACCTGGTCCGGGCGGCCCTGGCCGTGGGCGACGGTGACTTCGCCGTCCGGGTCGAGCCGAGCGGCCCACGCGAGTTGGCCGAGGCCGGGCACGCCTTCAACCGGATGGCGGACCGCCTCGTCGCGCTGCGGACCGACGAGCGGGAGCTGGTCGCGGACCTCTCGCACCGGCTGCGTACCCCGCTGACCGTGCTGCGGCTGGACGCCGAGGCGCTGGAGTCCGACGACACCAGCATCGGCACGTTCAGCGAGGCGGAGCTGGACCGGCGGCGCGGGATCCGGCGGATCCGGCAGGCGATCGTCACCCTGGAGGGCGAGGTCGACCAGCTGATCAAGACCACCCGCAAGGCGGTGACCCACGAGACCGGCCCGGCGACGTGCGACGTCAGCGAGGTGGTCCGGGACCGGATGGTGTTCTGGGCGGCCCTCGCCGGCGACCAGAACCGCCCGCACCGGGTCAGCGGCGCCCAGCTGCGCATCCCCGCCCCGGTGCCGCGGGCCGAGCTGGCCGCCGCGCTCGACGCGGTGATCGGCAACGTGTTCCGCTACACCCCGCAGGGCACCGCCTTCGAGGTGGCGGTGAGCCGGCGGGACGGCTATGTGGCGATCCGCATCGACGACGCCGGCCCCGGCATCGCCAACCCGGACCGGGCGCTGCGCCGCGGCGCCAGCGACCAGGGTTCCACCGGGCTGGGGCTGGACATCGCCAGGCGGGTGGCGTTGCAGGCCAACGGCTCGGTGAGCATCGACCGGGCCCGGCTCGGCGGGGCCAGCGTGGTGATGCTGCTGGCCGACCCGGAGGCGACGCCCCGGCAGGTCAACCGGTTCGGTCTGGTCGGCCGGATGGCCCGGGACGCGCGCGAGTCGAAGCCCCGGCGCTGGCCCCGGCCGCGCTGA
- a CDS encoding cysteine desulfurase-like protein has protein sequence MPFEIARTRAAYPALTEGFVHFDGAGGTQTAQPVIEAVSAAMRTAIGNRSSAFVPGRRSLELVAAARSAVADLLGARPEGVVLGPSATALTYTLARTLGAGWRPGDEVVVSRLDHDANVRPWVQAAQAAGATVRWAEFDPATGELPASQYADLVGARTRLVAVTAGSNAIGTAPDVAAIAKTAHAAGALVCVDGVHSVPHGPTDLASIGADFLVTSAYKWSGPHLAAMVADPAHWEALRPAKLLPSADAVPDRFEYGTPSFPLLAGVTAAVDHLAGLDPDATGSRADRIRAGLTAAQAHEEQVFDRLLAGLTAHPDVTVYGSPARRCPTVSFRLAGLSPAQTAAALGAAGFCLSAGDYYAYEYFQAMGLRDSGGAVRASVYHYNTVDEVDRLLAELDRVAAGGGRMVR, from the coding sequence ATGCCGTTCGAGATCGCCCGCACCCGGGCCGCGTACCCCGCCCTGACCGAGGGCTTCGTCCATTTCGACGGTGCCGGTGGCACCCAGACGGCGCAGCCGGTGATCGAGGCGGTCAGCGCGGCGATGCGTACCGCGATCGGCAACCGCAGCAGCGCCTTCGTCCCCGGCCGGCGGTCGCTGGAGCTGGTGGCGGCGGCCCGGTCGGCGGTGGCCGACCTGCTCGGCGCACGGCCGGAGGGGGTGGTGCTCGGGCCGAGCGCGACCGCGCTGACGTACACCCTGGCCCGGACGCTCGGCGCGGGCTGGCGGCCGGGCGACGAGGTGGTGGTCTCCCGGCTCGACCACGACGCCAACGTGCGGCCGTGGGTGCAGGCCGCCCAGGCGGCCGGCGCGACCGTCCGCTGGGCAGAGTTCGATCCGGCCACCGGTGAGCTGCCCGCCAGCCAGTACGCCGACCTGGTCGGCGCGCGGACCCGGCTGGTCGCGGTGACCGCCGGCAGCAACGCCATCGGCACCGCGCCGGACGTGGCGGCGATCGCGAAGACCGCGCACGCGGCCGGTGCGCTGGTCTGCGTCGACGGGGTGCACTCGGTGCCGCACGGCCCGACCGACCTCGCCTCGATCGGCGCGGACTTCCTGGTCACCAGCGCCTACAAGTGGTCGGGGCCGCACCTGGCCGCGATGGTCGCCGACCCGGCCCACTGGGAGGCGCTGCGCCCGGCGAAGCTGCTCCCCTCCGCCGACGCGGTCCCGGACCGGTTCGAGTACGGCACGCCGAGCTTCCCGTTGCTGGCCGGGGTGACCGCCGCCGTGGACCACCTGGCCGGTCTGGACCCGGACGCGACCGGGAGCCGGGCCGACCGGATCCGGGCCGGCCTGACCGCCGCCCAGGCCCACGAGGAGCAGGTCTTCGACCGGCTGCTCGCCGGCCTGACCGCGCACCCCGACGTCACCGTCTACGGCTCCCCGGCGCGACGCTGCCCCACGGTCTCCTTCCGGCTGGCCGGCCTCTCCCCGGCGCAGACGGCGGCGGCGCTGGGCGCGGCCGGCTTCTGCCTCTCCGCCGGCGACTACTACGCCTACGAGTACTTCCAGGCGATGGGCCTGCGGGACAGCGGCGGCGCGGTCCGGGCCAGCGTCTACCACTACAACACGGTCGACGAGGTGGACCGGTTGCTGGCCGAACTGGACCGGGTGGCCGCCGGTGGAGGGAGAATGGTCCGGTGA
- a CDS encoding mechanosensitive ion channel family protein has protein sequence MRSYLVTIVAALAAAAIALLLVEVVHRVTRRLGRRSLLMTELTEHSHRPFQVAGTVLAVQLAVRFTTLYAVGSPWRQAVLHVLVIALIAAAAWLVASLLVVIEDTALAKFRVDVPNNRHARRVRTQVVLLRRLTIAVIVVLAVGVTLMTFPAVRGIGAGVLTSAGVVGVVAALAAQSLLGNVFAGLQLAFSDAVRLDDVVVVEGEWGRIEELTLSYVVVQIWDDRRLILPTSYFTSKPFENWTRTEAAVLGTAVFDVDWALPVQAMREELRRLVESSDLWDGRVCVLQVVDATGGMIQVRALVSAADAGSLWDLRCLVREHLVAWVRDHRPTAMPRVRAEVGDATGALPWQAVQPRRPVRRLPDTDVPDDARVFGGSDDGEARSEAFVGREEAADSRR, from the coding sequence GTGCGGAGCTACCTCGTGACGATCGTCGCCGCGCTCGCCGCGGCGGCGATCGCGCTGTTGCTGGTCGAGGTGGTGCACCGGGTGACCCGCCGGCTGGGGCGGCGTTCCCTGCTGATGACCGAGCTCACCGAGCACTCGCACCGGCCCTTCCAGGTGGCCGGCACCGTGCTCGCCGTGCAGCTCGCCGTCCGCTTCACCACCCTCTACGCGGTGGGCAGCCCGTGGCGGCAGGCCGTCCTGCACGTCCTGGTGATCGCCCTGATCGCCGCCGCCGCCTGGCTGGTCGCCTCGCTGCTGGTGGTGATCGAGGACACCGCGCTGGCGAAGTTCCGGGTGGACGTGCCGAACAACCGCCATGCCCGCCGGGTACGCACCCAGGTGGTGCTGCTGCGCCGGCTGACCATCGCGGTGATCGTGGTGCTCGCCGTCGGCGTGACGCTGATGACCTTCCCCGCCGTACGCGGTATCGGGGCCGGGGTGCTGACCAGTGCCGGTGTGGTCGGTGTGGTGGCCGCCCTCGCCGCGCAGAGCCTCCTCGGCAACGTCTTCGCCGGCCTCCAGCTCGCCTTCAGCGACGCGGTACGCCTCGACGACGTGGTCGTGGTCGAGGGGGAGTGGGGCCGGATCGAGGAGCTGACGCTCAGCTACGTGGTGGTGCAGATCTGGGACGACCGCCGGCTGATCCTGCCCACTTCGTACTTCACCAGCAAGCCGTTCGAGAACTGGACCCGGACCGAGGCGGCGGTGCTGGGCACCGCCGTGTTCGACGTCGACTGGGCGCTGCCGGTGCAGGCGATGCGGGAGGAGCTGCGCCGGCTGGTCGAGTCCAGCGACCTGTGGGACGGCCGGGTCTGCGTCCTGCAGGTGGTCGACGCCACCGGCGGCATGATCCAGGTGCGGGCGCTGGTCAGCGCCGCCGACGCCGGCAGCCTCTGGGACCTGCGCTGCCTGGTCCGCGAGCACCTGGTGGCCTGGGTACGCGACCACCGGCCCACCGCCATGCCCCGGGTGCGGGCCGAGGTCGGCGACGCGACCGGCGCCCTGCCCTGGCAGGCGGTGCAGCCCCGCCGGCCGGTCCGGCGGCTGCCCGACACCGACGTGCCGGACGACGCCCGGGTCTTCGGCGGCAGCGACGACGGCGAGGCCCGCAGCGAGGCGTTCGTCGGCCGGGAGGAAGCCGCCGACTCCCGCCGCTGA
- a CDS encoding adenosine deaminase, translating to MTDLPTFIAGLPKVELHVHHVGSASPRIVSELAARHEGRSPVPADPDALADYFAFRDFAHFIEVYLSVVDLIRDPEDVWILTHEVARELARQQVRYAELTVTPYSHVHRGIPAPAFCEAIEDARKRAEADFGIALRWCFDIPGEAGLPAAEQTLRIALDERPDGLISFGLGGPEIGVPRPQFTPYFDQARAAGLRSAPHAGETTGPQTVWDALRDLGAERIGHGISAAQDPELLAHLAERRIALEVCPTSNVRTRAVATIEEHPLPRLVEAGVLVTINSDDPPMFGTTLNDEYAVAARLLGLGPDGLAALARDAVTASFLEPAEKTRISAEIDAYLAAATR from the coding sequence GTGACCGACCTGCCCACCTTCATCGCCGGACTGCCCAAGGTGGAGCTGCACGTGCACCACGTCGGCTCCGCGTCGCCCCGGATCGTCTCCGAGCTGGCCGCCCGGCACGAGGGGCGCAGCCCCGTCCCCGCCGACCCGGACGCGCTCGCCGACTACTTCGCATTCCGCGACTTCGCCCACTTCATCGAGGTCTACCTCAGCGTGGTCGACCTGATCCGCGACCCCGAGGACGTCTGGATCCTCACCCACGAGGTGGCCCGGGAGCTGGCCCGCCAGCAGGTCCGGTACGCGGAACTCACCGTCACCCCGTACTCGCACGTGCACCGGGGCATCCCCGCCCCGGCGTTCTGCGAGGCGATCGAGGACGCCCGCAAGCGGGCCGAGGCCGACTTCGGCATCGCGCTGCGCTGGTGCTTCGACATCCCCGGTGAGGCCGGCCTGCCCGCCGCCGAGCAGACCCTGCGGATCGCGCTGGACGAGCGGCCCGACGGGCTGATCAGCTTCGGCCTCGGCGGCCCGGAGATCGGGGTGCCCCGGCCGCAGTTCACGCCGTACTTCGACCAGGCCCGGGCGGCCGGGCTGCGCTCGGCCCCGCACGCCGGGGAGACCACCGGCCCGCAGACCGTCTGGGACGCGCTGCGCGACCTCGGTGCCGAACGGATCGGGCACGGCATCTCCGCCGCGCAGGACCCGGAGCTGCTGGCCCACCTGGCCGAGCGGCGGATCGCCCTGGAGGTGTGCCCCACCTCCAACGTCCGCACCCGGGCGGTCGCCACCATCGAGGAGCACCCGCTGCCCCGGCTGGTCGAGGCCGGCGTGCTGGTCACCATCAACAGCGACGACCCGCCGATGTTCGGCACCACCCTCAACGACGAGTACGCCGTCGCCGCCCGGCTGCTCGGCCTCGGTCCGGACGGTCTGGCCGCCCTGGCCCGTGACGCGGTGACCGCCTCGTTCCTGGAGCCGGCGGAGAAGACGCGGATCAGCGCCGAGATCGACGCCTACCTGGCGGCCGCGACCCGCTGA
- a CDS encoding DUF1206 domain-containing protein encodes MSLTRNAEATAAQAANSRWLELLTRAGFIGYGIVHLLFAWLVLQIAFGKSGEEGNQNGALRTLGTQPMGKFLLVTIAIGLFAMAIWQAFEAAIGHRGLRDKDRLFERIASVVRTVVFVWLGWTAIKVFQEASSNAADKQEALSEKLMASTGGRWLVGIAGLVLAIVGIGMVIYGLKKKFERNLKIGEMSPKTRTLARRLGMAGYAARGTVFAVAGVLIIVAAVKYDPEKARGLDAALRTMRDQPWGPVILALMALGIAAFGVYCFLQSRYRRV; translated from the coding sequence ATGTCACTCACCCGGAACGCCGAAGCCACCGCCGCGCAGGCCGCGAACAGCAGGTGGCTGGAACTGTTGACCCGGGCCGGTTTCATCGGCTACGGGATCGTGCACCTTCTGTTCGCCTGGCTCGTGCTGCAGATCGCCTTCGGCAAGTCCGGCGAGGAGGGCAACCAGAACGGTGCGCTGCGCACCCTCGGCACCCAGCCGATGGGCAAGTTCCTGCTGGTCACGATCGCGATCGGGCTCTTCGCCATGGCCATCTGGCAGGCGTTCGAGGCGGCGATCGGGCACCGCGGGCTGCGCGACAAGGACCGGCTGTTCGAGCGGATCGCCTCGGTGGTCCGTACCGTCGTCTTCGTCTGGCTCGGCTGGACCGCGATCAAGGTCTTCCAGGAGGCCAGCTCCAACGCCGCCGACAAGCAGGAGGCGCTGTCGGAGAAGCTGATGGCCTCCACCGGTGGCCGCTGGCTGGTGGGGATCGCCGGGCTGGTGCTCGCCATCGTCGGCATCGGCATGGTGATCTACGGGCTGAAGAAGAAGTTCGAGCGGAACCTCAAGATCGGTGAGATGAGCCCGAAGACCCGTACCCTGGCCCGCCGCCTGGGCATGGCCGGCTACGCGGCCCGGGGCACCGTCTTCGCCGTCGCCGGCGTCCTGATCATCGTGGCCGCGGTGAAGTACGACCCGGAGAAGGCCCGTGGCCTGGACGCCGCCCTGCGCACCATGCGCGACCAGCCGTGGGGTCCGGTGATCCTGGCGCTGATGGCGCTCGGTATCGCCGCCTTCGGCGTCTACTGCTTCCTCCAGTCCCGGTACCGTCGGGTCTGA
- a CDS encoding DUF3618 domain-containing protein has protein sequence MTGNGTGDREALREEIRRTRVELGETVELLAAKADVKARLKDSAEQAKERMREQAAQTVARMRGQAAQKAVELRGQAAEKARVARDQAYETQVAVRRNPVPWATVAAGALATVVVLLIVRGRRR, from the coding sequence ATGACGGGCAACGGGACCGGCGACCGGGAGGCGCTCCGCGAGGAGATCCGGCGTACCCGGGTGGAGTTGGGTGAGACGGTGGAGCTGCTGGCGGCCAAGGCCGACGTCAAGGCCCGGCTGAAGGACTCCGCCGAGCAGGCGAAGGAGCGGATGCGCGAGCAGGCCGCCCAGACCGTGGCCCGGATGCGTGGGCAGGCCGCGCAGAAGGCGGTCGAGCTCCGCGGGCAGGCCGCCGAGAAGGCCCGGGTCGCCCGGGATCAGGCGTACGAGACTCAGGTGGCGGTCCGGCGCAACCCGGTGCCGTGGGCGACGGTCGCGGCCGGCGCGCTGGCGACCGTGGTGGTGCTGCTGATCGTCCGGGGGAGGCGCAGGTGA
- a CDS encoding phage holin family protein, producing the protein MADVASRSTSRTGSEPSTAELVQRATEQVSRLVRDELALARAELTEKGKHAGIGIGLFGGGGVMALYGAGALVATVILLLALIMPAWLAALIVAVVLFVLAGILALVGKKQVSRAVPPVPEAAVRSVRADVDTVTAAVKDGRRA; encoded by the coding sequence ATGGCTGACGTCGCGAGTCGCAGCACGTCCCGGACCGGGAGCGAGCCGTCCACCGCCGAGTTGGTGCAGCGGGCCACCGAGCAGGTCTCCCGCCTGGTGCGGGACGAGCTGGCGCTGGCCCGGGCGGAGCTGACCGAGAAGGGCAAGCACGCCGGGATCGGAATCGGTCTCTTCGGCGGCGGCGGGGTGATGGCGCTCTACGGGGCCGGCGCCCTGGTCGCCACGGTGATCCTGCTGCTGGCGCTGATCATGCCGGCCTGGTTGGCCGCCCTGATCGTGGCGGTGGTGCTCTTCGTGCTCGCCGGAATCCTGGCCCTGGTCGGCAAGAAGCAGGTCAGCCGTGCGGTCCCACCGGTGCCGGAGGCGGCGGTCCGCAGCGTCCGGGCGGACGTGGACACCGTCACCGCCGCGGTGAAGGACGGGAGGCGGGCATGA
- a CDS encoding DUF1775 domain-containing protein codes for MRMTRRGRRWAGTLLLTAVLGPVSWPGAAHAAEVTISTSPAEVHQGDAVEVAVVLPEERTGSRTTRIELRMPADAPIGEVYPLSVPGWAPRITTRTLDRPVAGIHAPELDQVTEAVTWIRVPDAATGPARLSLGMGPMPATDRLTFQVVQTYADGTVVRWADPPGGAHPAPTVTLLPALPGAGGHGGHGSAAEAPADGPAPAAAGADDGPSADLLLGGGLLVGLAGGAALGWLFSRRRRTALTLPDAAADDADPTEDDLDPTEDEPPHRGDGGEPVLSVRGGTRAAAH; via the coding sequence ATGAGGATGACCCGTCGGGGTCGGCGGTGGGCGGGCACGCTGCTGCTGACCGCCGTACTGGGGCCGGTGAGCTGGCCCGGCGCCGCGCACGCCGCCGAGGTGACGATCTCGACCTCGCCGGCCGAGGTGCACCAGGGCGACGCGGTGGAGGTGGCCGTCGTGCTGCCCGAGGAGCGGACCGGCAGCCGGACCACCCGGATCGAGCTGCGGATGCCGGCGGACGCGCCGATCGGTGAGGTCTATCCGCTGTCGGTGCCGGGCTGGGCGCCCCGGATCACCACCCGCACCCTGGACCGGCCGGTCGCCGGCATCCACGCCCCGGAACTGGACCAGGTGACCGAGGCGGTGACCTGGATCCGGGTGCCGGACGCGGCGACCGGCCCGGCCCGGCTCTCGCTCGGCATGGGCCCGATGCCGGCCACCGACCGGTTGACCTTCCAGGTGGTCCAGACGTACGCCGACGGCACGGTGGTCCGGTGGGCGGACCCGCCGGGTGGGGCGCACCCGGCCCCGACGGTCACCCTGCTGCCGGCGCTGCCCGGCGCGGGTGGGCATGGCGGCCACGGCTCGGCCGCCGAGGCACCGGCGGACGGGCCGGCCCCGGCGGCGGCCGGTGCCGACGACGGCCCGAGCGCCGACCTGCTGCTGGGCGGCGGGCTGCTCGTCGGGCTGGCCGGCGGCGCGGCACTGGGCTGGCTGTTCAGCCGTCGACGCCGCACCGCGCTGACCCTCCCCGACGCGGCGGCCGACGACGCCGACCCCACGGAGGACGACCTCGACCCCACCGAGGACGAGCCACCCCACCGCGGCGACGGCGGCGAGCCGGTCCTCTCGGTGCGCGGCGGCACCCGGGCCGCCGCCCACTGA
- a CDS encoding response regulator transcription factor encodes MATVLLVEDDHVVRGAMLRSLTDRGHAVHAVGTALDALRRVAAETPDLVVLDLGLPDLDGSDALRMLRGITDVPIIIATARDDEQSVVRLLRAGADDYMVKPFTGAHLDARITTVLRRAGRASRTVQPAVHTVGGLRVDVGERSALLDGEPLALTRKEFDLLAYLAARPGRVVSRRELLEEVWRQPSVGEDQTIDVHLYWLRRKMGESAAKPRYLRTVRGVGFRLVAPD; translated from the coding sequence GTGGCCACCGTGCTCCTGGTCGAAGACGATCACGTCGTACGCGGCGCGATGCTGCGGTCCCTCACCGACCGGGGGCACGCCGTGCACGCCGTGGGCACCGCCCTGGACGCGTTGCGCCGGGTCGCCGCCGAGACGCCCGACCTGGTCGTCCTCGACCTCGGCCTGCCCGACCTGGACGGCTCGGACGCGCTGCGGATGCTGCGCGGCATCACCGACGTGCCGATCATCATCGCCACCGCCCGCGACGACGAGCAGTCGGTGGTCCGGCTGCTGCGGGCCGGCGCCGACGACTACATGGTGAAGCCGTTCACCGGGGCGCACCTGGACGCCCGGATCACCACCGTGCTGCGCCGGGCCGGTCGGGCCAGCCGTACGGTCCAGCCGGCCGTGCACACCGTCGGCGGGCTGCGGGTGGACGTGGGCGAGCGCAGTGCGCTGCTGGACGGCGAGCCGCTGGCGCTCACCCGCAAGGAATTCGACCTGCTGGCGTATCTCGCCGCACGTCCCGGCCGGGTAGTGTCCCGGCGGGAACTCTTGGAGGAGGTATGGCGGCAGCCATCGGTCGGCGAGGACCAGACCATCGACGTTCACCTGTACTGGCTCCGCCGCAAAATGGGCGAGTCCGCGGCGAAGCCGCGCTACCTGCGCACCGTGCGGGGGGTCGGCTTCCGGCTGGTGGCGCCGGACTGA